The following coding sequences are from one Chromatiales bacterium window:
- a CDS encoding glycosyltransferase family 2 protein, translated as MLVAMQPPPDSATSAPDPVIPQQAPLDGAVLVVIVLATHNGETHLRQQLESIAAQTYPNWHLLARDDVSSDGSCAILNEFQRELAGRVTILSAPDLNRGPLRNFSDLIEAALAAERPWSRQRFCIALCDQDDHWRPDRLARGVEALFTQPDREPCLVHSDLAVIANDGAVIAKRFTAYQGLNPRHNRFADLLLTNIVTGCTITLNTELARKVVPIPEHAVMHDWWIALVAALTGRIVFVDAPLVGYRQHGRNTLGAREDLRRSVINRIRALTSPRNDQAFRAVARQAARIADSRPRGLTLRGRFAAWVASTLLRPSSRCLRLLGIVGLRLLAGRRPVRRRAAAS; from the coding sequence ATGCTCGTTGCAATGCAGCCGCCGCCCGATTCCGCGACCAGCGCGCCAGACCCCGTTATACCGCAGCAGGCACCATTGGACGGCGCCGTGCTTGTCGTGATCGTTCTCGCAACGCACAACGGCGAAACCCATCTGCGCCAACAGCTGGAATCGATTGCCGCGCAGACGTACCCGAACTGGCACCTCCTGGCGCGCGACGACGTATCGTCCGACGGCAGCTGCGCAATCCTGAACGAGTTCCAGCGCGAACTGGCCGGTCGCGTAACCATCCTGAGCGCTCCGGATCTGAACCGGGGGCCGTTACGCAATTTTTCTGACCTGATTGAGGCGGCACTCGCCGCCGAACGCCCATGGAGTCGGCAGCGCTTCTGTATCGCGCTCTGCGACCAGGACGACCACTGGCGTCCGGATCGACTTGCGCGCGGCGTTGAGGCCCTATTCACACAGCCTGATCGGGAACCCTGCCTGGTGCACTCCGACCTCGCCGTGATCGCGAACGACGGCGCAGTGATCGCCAAACGATTCACGGCTTACCAGGGCCTCAACCCGCGACACAACCGATTCGCCGATCTGCTGCTCACGAACATCGTCACCGGCTGCACGATCACACTCAACACGGAACTTGCCCGCAAGGTAGTGCCGATTCCCGAACATGCCGTGATGCACGACTGGTGGATCGCACTGGTCGCGGCGCTGACCGGGCGGATCGTGTTCGTCGATGCACCGCTCGTTGGCTATCGCCAACATGGACGGAATACGCTTGGAGCACGCGAGGACCTCAGGCGATCGGTCATCAACCGGATCAGGGCCCTGACATCGCCGCGCAATGACCAGGCGTTTCGCGCGGTTGCACGCCAGGCCGCCCGGATCGCTGACAGCCGCCCGCGCGGACTCACGCTGCGCGGGCGTTTCGCCGCCTGGGTCGCATCCACGCTGCTTCGACCGTCGAGTCGATGCCTGCGGCTGCTCGGCATCGTCGGACTGCGCCTGCTGGCCGGACGGCGTCCGGTGCGACGACGCGCGGCAGCATCATGA
- a CDS encoding glycosyltransferase family 2 protein produces MSASGSVCAVVVTYDYDYALLAEMIASIHDVLPQIIIVDNNARPDEQAIKGMGERFSRCIFIVNRHNAGLAIALNQGIERALNASHGWVLCFDQDSRPTPTMLNALLEARVVVAPETTAAIGPRIHDEPGHRDLPFVQFTWYGVRRNVVDSTDSRFFAADFLITSGCLISAHALRTVGLMEADLFVDNVDLEWCLRARAAGFRCLGLGAAVLNHQIGHGSRRLPGVARPILMHGPRRQYFMMRNRIALYGRAYVPWQWKTGDLPRLVFKLVYFPLFVTPRWQNLTSMLAGIRDGVRALRAAGRIPRSV; encoded by the coding sequence ATGAGTGCGTCTGGAAGTGTCTGCGCGGTCGTCGTGACCTACGATTATGACTATGCGCTGCTCGCCGAGATGATCGCATCGATTCACGATGTGCTGCCGCAGATCATCATTGTCGACAACAATGCCCGGCCCGACGAGCAGGCCATCAAAGGCATGGGCGAGCGGTTCTCACGTTGCATTTTCATTGTCAATCGGCATAACGCCGGTCTGGCAATCGCATTGAATCAGGGCATCGAACGGGCATTGAATGCCAGTCATGGCTGGGTGTTGTGTTTCGACCAGGACAGCCGGCCGACGCCAACCATGCTCAATGCGCTGCTGGAGGCTCGCGTAGTTGTCGCGCCGGAAACAACGGCGGCGATTGGTCCACGGATTCACGATGAGCCCGGCCACCGTGATCTGCCGTTCGTGCAATTCACCTGGTATGGCGTGCGTCGCAACGTCGTGGATTCCACGGACAGCCGCTTTTTCGCCGCAGACTTCCTGATCACATCGGGATGCCTGATCAGTGCGCATGCATTGCGCACCGTGGGGTTGATGGAAGCCGATCTCTTTGTCGACAACGTTGATCTGGAGTGGTGTCTGCGCGCTCGGGCCGCGGGGTTCCGGTGCCTGGGACTTGGCGCGGCCGTCCTGAATCATCAGATCGGGCACGGCAGCCGACGTCTGCCCGGCGTCGCCCGGCCGATCCTGATGCACGGGCCTCGACGTCAATACTTCATGATGCGCAATCGCATCGCGCTGTATGGCCGCGCATACGTCCCGTGGCAATGGAAGACCGGCGATCTGCCGCGCCTGGTTTTCAAGCTCGTCTATTTTCCGCTGTTCGTGACGCCGCGCTGGCAGAACCTCACCAGCATGCTGGCCGGCATCCGCGACGGTGTGCGCGCGCTGCGCGCCGCCGGACGTATCCCACGCAGTGTCTGA